In Spodoptera frugiperda isolate SF20-4 chromosome 12, AGI-APGP_CSIRO_Sfru_2.0, whole genome shotgun sequence, a single window of DNA contains:
- the LOC118262578 gene encoding uncharacterized protein LOC118262578 isoform X7 — protein MSWMKRPQGGTAPPPGPERQSYAAPQVQAFGNQQNMYPNYQAGTGAGNVQPQQFWQMPPQQQGQYGQQFGQVYQQQDYPTNANQFYQQPAPNQFNQNYTSQGFNNAQTQSYQQNYYPTEGATQHNFQQNKPNADSWEDNWDWGWEESAKQAQKANQNAGQQLAPPQQAAFNNANVIEESFASTDSWNWSMDEKKESKEPVSVPHNNENKEPLPLPSKPVASSNSEAETVNNMPPAHTEEVRSLNDKEVVRERLPNLALGKRFHLDNLTPQWSIESQMSQESSDGPHTHSEGTYRSDNQSRNSSKSSPGLNTDNSNFNYSQVGFDESFPQNNEWSRPTDEPPTDHVQSNSRRESHDDLSGSLQELNLNNHKKPSTDTSHQSHHDDARSSHDFSSTTQPPPAVSPLSFPSPVASNVVPPVMVTNMPPPPPVSSTSTPSSASSSAALPAASSSSAIPPPNFPPPTSSQNPFKMNAGPFSHKTIAKVSTSAASAPAFPAPSATLASPAVVSKVSQHNRVSQGFEANLETTPDNSERPDQPQISAFRPLPVSQPVPDNMEIAPQNDRNEYLQTAHLSSSDYGENTDFSRGPPPPGLRRMVVGQQESEYNQNLNISGDEPPPGLARMVPGQQTESVNAYNQAGENYLDRHIDGQPTENSARPYRQADGQQTPDSYTQAPPARAAERRPIGLDRMVPGEPSNDEYPQYPTSNYAGTNEQRVVTGLDHDFSMPTDAGPPDVREQNVDGSDYTEQSSRNPPRNIIGARESSNDASPDFSAPPDDNQREVTMEGENLQDLSIISSTELTYSREQVLDGADITLADIATDRKTDLSDSIDHPTTSSRRQSLNRVNTSGEDSERDRAFKSSPRRDRDKHKSTRDRDSKRDRDRDRERERDRDRERDKDGRYSRGDRKYEPERRSGREERRERDAYPRERRDRDRDSPDARRHRRTRAPRYETEDTDYYSDRERDRRRHREGSYTSSKPPRPEDKERRYVEERDRNKRYHTIERDRRYDDDRERRERRRGDRYRDRYERAYRDIDPSRKHGNLRAQRDEDARRGELSATSRPESREAPATDDDSHEARRRARARRTAEPFYDEYGSGMGGGYADPYLVQRQQYQYYEHLRLTNPAAYMQVYKQLMAGHAPPVPPYFTPITELGGAAYEERREDRGSVHSGRSSATGLKGNDTYYGRLAAGGAGSLRAASLRTDLSDRDLNTDMSLNLHLEESTVRSERMTPFRYSTAHTKGSVASRDVVVVAAGYPADGAPGPVRVLSLAAALQRLPDAAELAAYPGPLVKGTTHKKSVIEYCKLRARSAAHEGARDVTGYVLLWELLALMLRQNGVVVGSDIAELLMNNTREYPDSAAASRRGSGAEPREPRPEPCEPQPEPRDEDSYAPDQPAPSLDDLTLRVAGRAAADAGAALDRLRELLIYGNRQEALEWAMRSGQWAHALALGGVLGRRARGLVAARWLAALPAADPLHSLHAALNVAPVPAATCVSEARWGDWRPHAAILLANPSARPDHDRRTLLQFGDSLASRGLLYSAQFCYLAAGEQLARHPLAPLAGPGGPAGAPLAGSGGPAGAPPRLSLLLGEPRAPTLAQFAHNKALFATEIYEYAMSLNQDDFVLAEFQAYKLVLGVRLADVGLYERALAYSAAAARGLQRAPAPHSRALLRALAALAERLQHHDPALLEPAPEDGDSAEASPRHLRHWLDDVRQAADAADIALPWAGAAQAQTAAGPWPQGTQYPQPTPYSVPTEETPDYATQYYAQQQHLDQQQQLGQQQQQLGQQQQQLGQQQQQQQPGQQQQLELQQEPLQQQPAVEEPAQYAQYEDWGHAAEPGPYAEPGPYADPYWQPDSYSYGEGEAPQISMPGSRRADSLAAPAHAHDEEPDAEPPKAPSNKKQEDKPKAEGAKDGKASKGGWLGGILTKLSLRPPNQMILPDDKNPTIVWDAETKRWRNLDGDSADSAPPPPPPRDLPPAMQSVPTSTSPPPPSAGAPPSAPVSNIFKMQKGRHIKKSYVDVLNPGGAGPGPGPAPAPAVLGPSVPLQPPPSYFVPAPLPQSGVYDAPMVESERDPYEHSGI, from the exons ATGTCTTGGATGAAGCGGCCACAGGGTGGCACGGCACCGCCGCCGGGCCCCGAGCGACAGTCCTACGCCGCACCCCAGGTACAG GCATTTGGGAACCAACAGAACATGTACCCAAATTATCAAGCAGGTACAGGTGCAGGCAATGTTCAACCACAGCAGTTCTGGCAGATGCCACCCCAACAACAAGGCCAGTATGGTCAGCAGTTTGGACAAGTGTACCAACAACAAGACTATCCTACCAATGCTAACCAGTTTTATCAGCAACCAGCTCCAAACCAGTTCAACCAGAACTACACCAGTCAGGGTTTCAATAATGCTCAAACCCAAAGTTACCAACAAAATTATTACCCCACTGAAGGAGCCACACAACACAACTTTCAACAAAATAAGCCCAATGCTGACAGTTGGGAGGACAACTGGGACTGGGGATGGGAGGAATCAGCAAAACAAGCTCAGAAAGCAAACCAGAATGCAGGCCAGCAACTTGCGCCTCCTCAACAGGCAGCCTTCAATAATGCTAATGTTATAGAAGAGAGTTTTGCTTCAACTGATAGCTGGAATTGGTCTATGGATGAAAAGAAAGAGTCAAAGGAGCCTGTGTCTGTACCTCacaacaatgaaaataaagaacCCCTCCCTCTTCCCTCAAAGCCTGTAGCAAGTAGTAACTCTGAGGCTGAAACAGTAAATAACATGCCTCCCGCTCATACTGAGGAAGTTCGGAGCTTGAATGATAAGGAGGTGGTAAGGGAGCGTCTGCCTAATCTGGCTTTAGGTAAACGCTTTCATTTAGACAATTTAACTCCGCAATGGTCCATAGAATCCCAAATGTCCCAAGAATCAAGTGATGGACCTCACACTCATTCTGAAGGAACTTATAGGAGTGATAATCAGTCTAGGAACTCGAGTAAGAGTAGTCCAGGGTTGAATACAGACAActctaattttaattattctcAAGTTGGTTTTGATGAAAGTTTCCCTCAGAACAATGAATGGTCAAGACCAACAGATGAACCACCTACTGACCATGTTCAAAGTAACAGCAGACGGGAAAGTCACGATGATCTATCAGGGTCTCTGCAAGAACTAAATTTGAACAACCATAAAAAACCATCAACAGATACATCACACCAGAGCCATCATGATGACGCTAGAAGCAGTCATGATTTTAGTTCAACAACACAACCCCCCCCTGCTGTGTCTCCACTTAGTTTTCCAAGTCCTGTTGCATCCAATGTGGTTCCACCTGTTATGGTTACCAACATGCCTCCCCCACCACCAGTTTCATCTACATCTACACCTTCAAGTGCATCTTCCTCTGCTGCATTACCAGCTGCTTCCTCTTCCTCAGCAATACCTCCACCAAATTTCCCACCACCTACTTCAAGTCAAAATCCCTTCAAAATGAATGCAGGTCCATTCTCTCACAAAACGATAGCTAAAGTGTCGACTAGTGCTGCAAGTGCACCGGCATTCCCAGCACCTAGTGCGACTCTGGCATCTCCTGCAGTAGTTAGCAAAGTGTCTCAGCACAACAGAGTGTCACAGGGGTTCGAAGCAAACCTCGAAACTACACCAGATAATTCAGAACGACCAGACCAGCCCCAAATATCAGCGTTTCGACCATTGCCTGTCTCGCAACCGGTACCCGATAATATGGAGATAGCCCCACAGAATGATAGAAACGAATATCTACAAACAGCACATTTGTCAAGCAGTGACTATGGAGAAAATACCGACTTTAGTAGAGGCCCACCTCCTCCTGGGTTACGGCGGATGGTAGTAGGTCAACAAGAATCTGAATATAatcaaaatttgaatatttccGGAGATGAACCGCCACCTGGCTTGGCTAGAATGGTGCCAGGTCAACAGACCGAGTCTGTAAATGCATACAATCAGGCAGGAGAAAATTATTTAGACCGTCATATTGACGGACAGCCAACTGAAAATAGCGCTCGTCCTTACCGCCAGGCTGACGGTCAACAAACGCCAGACAGTTACACACAGGCGCCTCCTGCCAGGGCTGCAGAGAGGCGACCTATTGGGCTGGATAGGATGGTGCCAGGCGAACCAAGCAATGATGAGTACCCGCAATATCCGACTTCCAACTATGCTGGCACGAACGAACAGCGCGTGGTCACGGGTCTGGACCACGACTTCTCTATGCCGACTGACGCTGGGCCCCCAGATGTCAGAGAACAAAATGTCGACGGTTCTGATTACACCGAACAGAGTTCCAGGAACCCGCCGAGAAACATAATAGGTGCCAGGGAGTCCAGTAACGACGCCTCTCCAGATTTCAGCGCGCCGCCGGATGATAATCAGCGGGAAGTCACGATGGAGGGCGAAAACCTGCAAGATTTGAGCATAATTTCTTCAACAGAACTGACGTACTCACGAGAACAGGTGTTGGACGGCGCTGATATTACACTCGCAGATATCGCTACTGACAGAAAGACTGATTTATCAGATTCTATAGACCACCCCACCACAAGTTCTAGGCGCCAATCTCTAAATAGAGTTAACACTTCGGGAGAAGACTCCGAGAGAGATAGAGCATTCAAATCTTCGCCGAGAAGAGACAGAGACAAACATAAGTCGACCAGAGATAGAGATTCGAAGCGGGACAGAGACCGCGatcgagagagagagagggatcGAGACCGAGAACGTGACAAAGACGGCAGGTACTCTCGCGGCGACCGGAAGTATGAGCCTGAGAGGAGATCTGGCAGGGAGGAGCGTCGGGAGCGCGACGCCTACCCGCGCGAGCGACGCGACCGTGACCGCGACAGCCCGGACgcgcgccgccaccgccgcaCGCGCGCGCCGCGCTACGAGACCGAGGACACGGACTACTACAGCGACCGGGAGAGAGATCGAAG GCGCCATCGCGAGGGCTCGTACACCTCTTCCAAACCGCCCCGTCCTGAAGACAAGGAGCGGCGGTACGTCGAGGAGCGAGACCGCAACAAACGGTACCACACGATAGAACGAGACAGACGATATGACGACGATCGCGAAAGGCGCGAGCGGCGGCGCGGCGACCGCTACCGCGACCGCTACGAGCGCGCCTACCGCGACATCGACCCCTCGCGCAAGCACGGCAACCTGCGCGCGCAGCGCGACGAGGACGCCAGGAGAG GCGAGCTGTCGGCGACGTCGCGGCCGGAGTCGCGCGAGGCGCCCGCCACGGACGACGACTCGCACGAGgcgcgccgccgcgcccgcgcgcGCCGCACCGCCGAGCCCTTCTATGACG AGTACGGCAGCGGTATGGGCGGCGGGTACGCGGACCCGTACCTGGTGCAGCGGCAGCAGTACCAGTACTACGAGCACCTGCGGCTCACCAACCCGGCCGCCTACATGCAGGTGTACAAGCAGCTCATGGCGGGCCACGCGCCGCCCGTGCCGCCCTACTTCACCCCGATCACAG AGCTGGGCGGCGCGGCGTACGAGGAGCGGCGCGAGGACCGCGGCAGCGTGCACTCCGGCCGCTCCAGCGCCACCGGCCTCAAGGGGAACGACAC GTACTACGGCCGActggcggcgggcggcgccggCTCGCTGCGGGCCGCCtcgctgcgcaccgacctctcCGACAG GGACCTGAACACGGACATGTCGCTTAACCTGCACCTGGAGGAGTCGACCGTGCGCTCCGAGAGGATGACTCCGTTCCGGTACTCCACGGCGCACACCAAG GGCAGCGTGGCGTCCCGCGACGTGGTGGTGGTGGCGGCGGGGTACCCGGCGGACGGCGCGCCGGGGCCCGTGCGCGTGCTGTCGCTGGCGGCGGCGCTGCAGCGCCTGCCCGACGCGGCCGAGCTGGCGGCCTACCCCGGCCCGCTGGTCAAAG GCACAACGCACAAGAAGAGTGTGATCGAGTACTGCAAGTTGCGCGCGCGCAGCGCGGCCCACGAGGGTGCGCGTGACGTCACGGGCTACGTGCTGCTGTGGGAGCTGCTGGCGCTGATGCTGCGCCAGAACGGG GTGGTGGTAGGCTCGGACATAGCGGAGCTGCTGATGAATAACACCCGCGAGTACCCGGACTCGGCGGCGGCCAGCAGGCGCGGCTCCGGGGCCGAGCCCCGCGAGCCTCGGCCCGAGCCCTGCGAGCCTCAACCGGAGCCCCGCGACGAGGACAGCTACGCGCCCGACCAGCCCGCGCCCTCACTTGACGACTTGA CGCTGCGTGTTGCAGGCCGGGCCGCGGCGGACGCGGGCGCCGCGCTGGACCGGCTGCGGGAGCTGCTCATATACGGGAACCGGCAGGAGGCACTCG AGTGGGCCATGCGCAGCGGGCAGTGGGCGCACGCGCTGGCGCTGGGCGGCGTGCTggggcggcgcgcgcgcgggCTCGTGGCGGCGCGCTGGCTGGCCGCGCTGCCCGCCGCCGACCCGCTGCACTCGCTGCACGCCGCGCTCAACGTCGCGCCCGTGCCCGCCGCCACC TGCGTGTCGGAGGCGCGCTGGGGCGACTGGCGGCCGCACGCCGCCATCTTGCTGGCCAACCCGTCCGCGCGCCCGGACCACGACCGCCGCACTCTGCTGCAGTTCG GAGACAGCCTGGCGTCGCGCGGGCTGCTGTACTCGGCGCAGTTCTGCTACCTCGCGGCCGGCGAGCAGCTGGCGCGCCACCCGCTGGCGCCGCTGGCGGGCCCCGGCGGCCCCGCGGGCGCCCCACTGGCGGGCTCCGGCGGCCCCGCGGGCGCCCCGCCGCGCCTGTCGCTGCTGCTGGGCGAGCCGCGCGCGCCCACGCTGGCCCAGTTCGCGCACAACAAGGCTCTGTTCGCCACCGAGATCTACGAGTACGCCATGTCGCTGAACCAGGACGACTTCGTCCTCGCCGAGTTCCAG GCGTACAAGCTGGTGCTGGGCGTGCGGCTGGCGGACGTGGGGCTGTACGAGCGCGCGCTGGCCtacagcgcggcggcggcgcgcggcctGCAGCGGGCGCCGGCGCCGCACAGCCGCGCGCTGCTGCGGGCGCTGGCGGCGCTGGCCGAGCGCCTGCAGCACCACGACCCGGCGCTGCTGGAGCCGGCGCCCGAGGACGGCGACAGCGCGGAGGCGTCCCCGCGCCACCTGCGCCACTGGCTGGACGACGTGCGCCAGGCCGCCGACGCCGCGGACATAGCGCTGCCG tGGGCGGGCGCGGCGCAGGCGCAGACCGCCGCGGGCCCCTGGCCACAG GGCACGCAGTACCCGCAGCCGACGCCGTACTCCGTGCCGACCGAGGAGACTCCCGACTACGCGACGCAATACTACGCGCAGCAACAACACCTCGACCAACAGCAACAGCTCGGCCAGCAGCAACAACAGCTCGGCCAGCAACAACAACAGCTCggtcaacaacaacaacaacagcagccCGGCCAGCAACAACAGCTCGAGCTGCAGCAGGAGCCGCTGCAGCAGCAGCCGGCAGTGGAGGAGCCGGCGCAGTACGCGCAGTATGAGGACTGGGGCCACGCCGCCGAGCCGGGGCCCTACGCCGAGCCCGGGCCCTACGCCGACCCCTACTGGCAGCCCGACTCCTACTCCTACGGAGAG GGCGAGGCGCCGCAGATCTCGATGCCGGGCTCGCGCCGCGCCGACTCGCTCGCCGCGCCCGCGCATGCGCAC GACGAGGAGCCCGACGCGGAGCCTCCGAAGGCTCCGAGCAACAAGAAGCAGGAGGACAAGCCCAAGGCGGAGGGCGCCAAGGACGGCAAGGCCAGCAAGGGCGGCTGGCTGGGCGGCATCCTCACCAAGCTGTCGCTGCGGCCGCCCAACCAGATGATCCTGCCCGACGACAAGAACCCCACC ATCGTGTGGGACGCGGAGACCAAGCGCTGGCGCAACCTGGACGGGGACAGCGCCGacagcgcgccgccgccgccgccgccgcgggaCCTGCCGCCCGCCATGCAGTCAGTACCCACGA GCACGTCCCCTCCTCCGCCGTCCGCCGGCGCTCCGCCCTCCGCGCCCGTCTCTAACATATTCAAAATGCAGAAAGGAAGAC ACATCAAGAAGTCGTACGTGGACGTGCTGAACCCCGGCGGCGCAGGCCCCGGGCCGGGCCCCGCGCCGGCCCCCGCCGTGCTGGGCCCCAGCGTGCCGCTGCAGCCGCCGCCCAGCTACTTCGTGCCCGCGCCACTGCCGCAG